One region of Armigeres subalbatus isolate Guangzhou_Male chromosome 3, GZ_Asu_2, whole genome shotgun sequence genomic DNA includes:
- the LOC134222364 gene encoding uncharacterized protein LOC134222364 — MEQCKPVSTPMEAGLQLRKRETNEKLDKPYRELIGCLTYLMVTSRPDLSASVNYFSQFQSNPNEDHWVHAKRILRYLQGTANHELVYERLTVSDHQVIGFADANWATDVNDRRSVSGIQFKLYGATVSWSTRKQSTVSLSSTEAECSALADAACEAIWIQKVLGELGVQEGRSPLLYEDNQSTIAIMESAGPSKRLKHTDIKLHFVRECVAMKKLEVRYISTSEQQADLLTKGLPVMPFRKHCSSIGVFPRSV, encoded by the coding sequence ATGGAGCAGTGCAAGCCCGTGTCAACGCCCATGGAAGCGGGCCTGCAACTACGGAAGCGCGAGACGAACGAGAAGCTGGACAAGCCGTACCGAGAGCTGATAGGATGTCTCACCTATTTGATGGTCACGTCCAGGCCGGATCTCAGCGCCTCGGTGAATTACTTCAGTCAGTTCCAGAGCAATCCAAACGAGGACCACTGGGTGCACGCAAAAAGGATTTTGCGGTATCTGCAGGGGACAGCCAATCACGAACTGGTGTACGAACGGTTAACAGTATCGGACCATCAGGTGATTGGTTTTGCGGATGCAAACTGGGCGACTGACGTCAACGACAGGCGTTCGGTTTCCGGGATCCAGTTCAAGCTGTACGGAGCCACAGTTAGTTGGAGCACTAGGAAGCAAAGCACCGTATCCTTGTCGTCGACCGAAGCGGAGTGTTCCGCTCTAGCAGATGCAGCGTGTGAGGCCATTTGGATCCAAAAGGTCTTAGGTGAGTTAGGAGTGCAAGAAGGGCGATCGCCACTACTGTACGAagacaaccaatcaaccatcgCGATTATGGAGTCGGCTGGACCTTCGAAGCGACTGAAGCACACCGACATCAAGCTGCATTTTGTGCGTGAGTGTGTAGCCATGAAGAAGCTCGAAGTTCGCTACATTTCAACGAGTGAGCAGCAAGCAGATTTGTTGACGAAAGGATTGCCCGTGATGCCGTTCCGGAAGCACTGTTCGAGCATTGGAGTTTTCCCACGATCAGTTTga